CGGCGGCGGGGCAACCGCGGCCGCGGCCAAGGGCAAGAGCAAGACCCCGGCGCTGGACAGCTTCGGGCGCGACCTGACCGAGCTGGCGCGCGAGGGCACGCTGGACCCCGTGATCGGGCGCGCGACGGAGATCGAGCGCGTGGTGCAGGTGCTGTGCCGGCGCACGAAGAACAATCCGGTGCTGCTGGGCGAGGCGGGCGTGGGCAAGACCGCGATCGTCGAGGGCCTGGCGCAGCGGATCATCGCGGGCGACGTGCCCGAGATCCTGCACGAGAAGCGCCTGGTCGTGCTCGACCTGGCGATGATGGTCGCGGGCACCAAGTACCGCGGGCAGTTCGAGGAGCGCATCAAGGCGGTGATGAACGAGGTTCGTCGCGCCAAGAACGTGATGCTGTTCATCGACGAACTGCACACGCTGGTGGGCGCGGGCGGCGCCGAGGGCGCGATCGACGCGTCCAACGTGCTCAAGCCGGCACTCGCCCGCGGCGAGATCCAGTGCATCGGCGCCACCACGTTCGACGAGTACCGCAAGTACATCGAGAAGGACGCGGCCCTGGCACGCCGCTTCCAGGCGATCACCGTTGACCCCCCCACCAACGACCAGACGGTGGAGATCATCAAGGGCCTGCGCGACCGCTACGAGACGCACCACCGCGTGCACATCACCGACGCCGCGATCAAGGCGGCGGTGGAGCTGAGCGGCCGTTACATCACCGGTCGCGTGCAGCCCGACAAGTCGATCGACGTGATCGACGAGGCGGGCGCGCGGGTCCGCATCAAGAGCATGACCAAGCCGCCGAACCTGGCGGAGCTCGAGGCGGACATCGAGCGGCTGAGCGTCGAGAAGGACGAGGCCGTGAAGGCTGCCGATTACGAGAAGGCGGCGGAGCTGCGCGACAAGGCGGAGCAGCTGCGTCGCAAGAAGGACGAGATCCAGAAGGAATGGCGCGCCAAGGCCCAGGAGGCCGACGGCGTGGTCGACGAGGAGATCATCGCGGAGGTCGTCTCCAAGATGACCGGCGTGCCGCTCAAGCGGCTCGAGAAGGATGAGGCGCAGCGCCTGCTCCAGCTCGAGAACGAGCTGCACAAGAAGGTCATCAGCCAGGACGACGCCATCAAGGCGATCTCGAAGGCCATCCGGCGGGCCCGTGCGGGCCTGAAGGACCCCAAGCGTCCGATGGGCAGCTTCATCTTCGTCGGGCCGTCGGGCGTGGGTAAGACCCTGCTCAGCAAGGCGCTGGCGGAGTTCATGTTCGGTGACGAGGACGCCCTCATCCACCTGGACATGAGCGAGTACATGGAGAAGCACAACGTGTCGCGCCTGGTCGGCGCTCCTCCCGGCTACGTCGGGTACGAGGAGGGCGGCCAGCTGACCGAGCGGATCCGCCGCCGGCCGTACGCGGTAATCCTGCTGGACGAGGTCGAGAAGGCGCACCCGGACGTGTTCAACATGCTCCTCCAGATCATGGAGGAAGGCCGCCTGACGGACAGCTTCGGCCGCAACGTGGACTTCCGCAACACGGTGCTCATCATGACGAGCAACCTGGGGGCGGACCTCATCAAGGGCGGGGCGGGCTTCGGGTTCACCAAGCGCACGGAGGCGACGGACTACGACAACATCAAGCAGGTGCTGATGAAGGAGATCGAGCGGTTCTTCCGCCCCGAGTTCATCAACCGCCTGGATGACATCGTGGTCTTCCGCCCGCTGACGCGCGACGACCTGACCCGCATCGTGGACTACGAGGTGGGCAAGCTCGCCAAGCGCCTGAAGGCGAACGGGTACACACTCGAGACGGACCAGGCCGCGAAGGACTTCCTGATCGAGCGCGGGTACAACCCCGAGTACGGCGCCCGTCCGCTGCGCCGCAGCATCGGGCAGTACGTCGAGGACCCGCTGTCCGAGATGCTGCTGCAGGGCAGCTTCGAGGCGCCGAGCACGATCACCGTGACGCGCCGCAAGGACGCAGACGGGAAGGACGAGGACCACCTGTTCTTCGACGC
The sequence above is drawn from the Phycisphaerales bacterium genome and encodes:
- a CDS encoding ATP-dependent Clp protease ATP-binding subunit, which encodes MFERFTDRARKVMALANQEAQRLNHEYIGTEHILLGLVKEGSGVGANVLRNLDVDLRRVRLEVEKLVKAGPEMVTMGKLPQTPRAKKVIEYAIEEARNLNHNYVGTEHLLLGLLREHDGVAAQVLLNLGLRLEEVREEVLNLLGAGNEGQSEGGETAGGAGGLGSSSSSSAGASASSGGGATAAAAKGKSKTPALDSFGRDLTELAREGTLDPVIGRATEIERVVQVLCRRTKNNPVLLGEAGVGKTAIVEGLAQRIIAGDVPEILHEKRLVVLDLAMMVAGTKYRGQFEERIKAVMNEVRRAKNVMLFIDELHTLVGAGGAEGAIDASNVLKPALARGEIQCIGATTFDEYRKYIEKDAALARRFQAITVDPPTNDQTVEIIKGLRDRYETHHRVHITDAAIKAAVELSGRYITGRVQPDKSIDVIDEAGARVRIKSMTKPPNLAELEADIERLSVEKDEAVKAADYEKAAELRDKAEQLRRKKDEIQKEWRAKAQEADGVVDEEIIAEVVSKMTGVPLKRLEKDEAQRLLQLENELHKKVISQDDAIKAISKAIRRARAGLKDPKRPMGSFIFVGPSGVGKTLLSKALAEFMFGDEDALIHLDMSEYMEKHNVSRLVGAPPGYVGYEEGGQLTERIRRRPYAVILLDEVEKAHPDVFNMLLQIMEEGRLTDSFGRNVDFRNTVLIMTSNLGADLIKGGAGFGFTKRTEATDYDNIKQVLMKEIERFFRPEFINRLDDIVVFRPLTRDDLTRIVDYEVGKLAKRLKANGYTLETDQAAKDFLIERGYNPEYGARPLRRSIGQYVEDPLSEMLLQGSFEAPSTITVTRRKDADGKDEDHLFFDAKSTPGAEPAAPDKGKPSEPAQAQST